One part of the Rutidosis leptorrhynchoides isolate AG116_Rl617_1_P2 chromosome 1, CSIRO_AGI_Rlap_v1, whole genome shotgun sequence genome encodes these proteins:
- the LOC139842536 gene encoding secreted RxLR effector protein 161-like, producing MVDCKPADTPMIPNTRLYIEKDAKPADQSRYQRLVGKLIYLAHTRPNIAHAVGVVSQFMHQPQQHHMDAVWRIIKYLKGTAGHGVLFKKNGHLRTQIYTDAGYGGEKGDRRSTSGYFALVGGNLVTWKSKKQKVVALSSAEAEFRGIAKGVTEALWIKKLLTEVGFPPKDSIRIMCDNEAAIKISENPIQHDRTKHIEIDRHFIKEKLEAKIISLPFVRSEDQLADILTKSVNG from the coding sequence ATGGTAGATTGCAAGCCTGCTGATACTCCGATGATCCCAAATACGAGACTGTACATAGAGAAAGATGCAAAACCTGCTGACCAAAGCAGATATCAAAGACTGGTGGGAAAACTTATATATCTAGCACATACTCGACCTAACATAGCACATGCTGTAGGAGTTGTCAGTCAGTTCATGCATCAACCACAACAACATCATATGGATGCagtgtggagaataatcaaatatCTAAAAGGAACAGCAGGTCACGgggttttgttcaagaaaaatggtcATTTAAGAACCCAGATATATACAGATGCAGGTTACGGAGGAGAAAAAGGGGATAGAAGGTCAACATCCGGATACTTTGCCCTAGTAGGAGGGAATCTTGTCActtggaaaagtaagaaacaaaaaGTTGTAGCCCTCTCAAGCGCAGAAGCAGAATTCAGAGGAATCGCAAAAGGGGTAACAGAAGCATTATGGATTAAAAAACTCTTAACAGAAGTTGGATTTCCTCCCAAAGACTCAATCAGAATCATGTGTGATAATGAAGCCGCTATCAAGATCTCAGAAAATCCAATTCAACATGACCGAACAAAGCACATTGAAATTGACCGACACTTTATCAAAGAAAAACTCGAGGCGAAAATAATATCTCTACCATTCGTTCGATCTGAAGACCAGTTAGCAGATATTCTAACAAAATCTGTTAATGGATGA